Proteins co-encoded in one Daphnia carinata strain CSIRO-1 chromosome 3, CSIRO_AGI_Dcar_HiC_V3, whole genome shotgun sequence genomic window:
- the LOC130698598 gene encoding START domain-containing protein 10-like has protein sequence MEVGMIQVTADEDFEKLWQMVSDNSWKLEYQHEEINVWSKHSNSTDLKIVKVKTTFPDVDMWLLFDLLMDGEYRPVWDTCMVASYTIGYINPNNDVGYYAMSCPPPIQNRDFVLQRSWLATPKKISILNHSVTHKDLPPKKYFIRGVSHITGYVIEPLPGKSKGLTLAYVSATDPRGAIPTWAVNKGTQYFAPKMMKTLHKACRGYLEWKQLHSPGFKPWLYPEQMDHPKLLVEQESAVNGNDEIPLNDKGTNGDSKEMVPF, from the exons ATGGAGGTTGGCATGATTCAAGTTACAGCTGATGAAGATTTTGAGAAACTTTGGCAAATGGTATCAGATAACTCTTGGAAATTGGAATATCAACATGAAGAAATCAACGTGTGGAGCAAACACTCAAACAGCACAGACTTAAAAATTGTCAAA gTGAAAACAACATTCCCTGATGTTGATATGTGGCTATTGTTTGACCTCTTAATGGATGGAGAGTACAGACCTGTGTGGGATACATGTATGGTTGCATCTTACACCATAGGCTATATTAATCCAAATAATGATGTTGGTTATTATGCCA TGTCGTGTCCACCACCAATTCAAAACCGCGATTTCGTCCTTCAGCGTTCGTGGTTAGCCACACCCAAGAAAATTTCTATCTTGAACCATTCCGTAACTCACAAGGACCTTCCACCCAAAAAATACTTCATCAGAGGAGTATCCCACATtacag GCTACGTTATCGAACCCTTGCCAGGAAAATCCAAGGGCCTAACGCTTGCCTATGTATCGGCAACGGATCCACGGGGAGCAATCCCTACTTGGGCTGTGAATAAAGGCACCCAGTATTTCGCCCCCAAG ATGATGAAAACTTTGCATAAAGCTTGCCGAGGATATTTAGAATGGAAACAATTACATAGTCCAGGCTTCAAACCTTGGTTGTATCCTGAACAAATGGACCATCCAAAACTGCTAGTCGAGCAA GAGTCTGCTGTAAATGGTAATGACGAAATCCCGTTGAACGACAAAGGAACTAATGGAGATAGCAAAGAGATGGTACCATTTTAA
- the LOC130698605 gene encoding coatomer subunit beta-like — MSVTEQPCYTLISTPDSDYPSQDQLRKELEIGDIKAKIDALKKVIYIILNGEKIPGILMAVVKFVLPLQDHNVKKLLLIFWEIIPKTSPDGKLLHEMILVCDAYRRDLQHPNEFIRGSTLRFLCKLKEPEILEPLMPSIRSCLEHRHSYVRRNAVLAIYTIYRNFDFLIPDGPELIANFLEREQDMSCKRNAFMMLIHADQERALSYLTSCIDQVHSFGDILQLVIVELIYKVCHANPSERSRFIRCIYSFLNATSPAVRYEAAGTLVTLSSAPSAIKAAASCYIEIILKESDNNVKLIVLDRLIALKEQPNQERVLQELVMDILRVLATPDLEVRKKTLSLILDLVSSRNIEDIVLVLKKEVTKTHNTTEHEDTGKYRQLLVRTLHSCCIKFPDISATVIPVLTEFLSDTNELAAADVLVFVREAIQKFEGLRALIIEKLLEAFLSIKSVKVHRAAIWILGEYATSTDDIRSVMSKIRQSLGEIPMVDDEIRKAAGEQPDGESPATQSNVATNPTAPNARLVTADGTYATQSIFSTAATTAKKEERPPLRKYLMEGDFFIGASMATTLTKLALRFVQQTSNTQTQNQFCAEAMLVITAILHLGRSGLPQKPISNDDAARLGLCLKVLSERSPILVEVFTDACRRSISLMLAAKAEEEAAAQKNLEKNNRSVQADDLVSFKQLLSRNELGGLEDVFESSLSQALVGSAQRTGLDLSVSKLNKVTQLTGFSDPVYAEAYVNVNQYDIVLDVLIVNQTADTLQNCTLELATLGDLKLVEKPSAIILAPHDFANIKASVKVASTENGIIFGNIVYDVTGSTSDRNVVVLNDIHIDIMDYIMPASCTDAEFRQMWADFEWENKVTVNTNINDLNLYLQHLLKSTNMKCLTPEKALAGDCGFMAANLYARSVFGEDALANLSLEKPFGKPDAPVTGHIRIRAKSQGMALSLGDKINTIQKASVKHVVA, encoded by the exons atGTCTGTGACCGAGCAACCTTGTTATACTCTCATCAGTACACCAGATTCAGACTATCCTTCTCAAGATCAACTCAGAAAAGAGTTAGAAATTGGGGATATCAAAGCCAAAATTGATGCCTTAAAAAAGGTCATTTACATCATTCTGAATGGAGAGAAGATTCCAGGAATCCTCATGGCAGTTGTCAAATTTGTGCTTCCCTTGCAAGATCACAATGTCAAGAAACTTCTATTAATATTTTGGGAAATTATTCCAAAGACTTCACCTGATGGAAAACTTTTGCATGAGATGATTCTTGTTTGTGATGCTTACAGACGAGACCTTCAACACCCAAATGAATTCATAAGAGGATCAACCTTGCGCTTTCTTTGCAAACTTAAA GAACCTGAGATCCTAGAGCCGTTGATGCCGTCGATCAGGTCATGTTTGGAACATCGACATAGCTACGTTCGGCGCAACGCTGTCTTGGCTATTTATACAATTTACCGCAATTTTGACTTCCTTATCCCCGACGGACCAGAGTTGATTGCCAATTTTTTGGAACGTGAACAGGATATGTCTTGTAAGCGCAACGCATTTATGATGTTAATTCACGCAGATCAAGAGAGAGCTCTGTCATACCTTACTTCCTGCATTGATCAA GTTCATTCATTCGGAGATATTTTGCAGTTGGTCATCGTTGAACTAATTTATAAGGTGTGTCACGCTAATCCTAGTGAGAGATCGCGTTTCATACGATGCATCTACAGCTTTCTGAATGCCACAAGTCCGGCTGTTCGCTACGAAGCCGCTGGCACCCTAGTAACCCTGTCGTCTGCACCCTCAGCTATTAAAG CTGCTGCCAGTTGCTACATCGAAATTATCCTAAAAGAAAGCGATAATAATGTGAAGCTTATTGTACTGGACCGCCTAATTGCTTTGAAAGAGCAACCAAACCAAGAACGTGTTCTGCAG GAATTGGTGATGGATATCTTACGTGTGTTGGCAACTCCGGATTTGGAAGTAAGGAAGAAAACACTTTCCCTCATTCTAGATTTGGTTTCGTCGCGCAACATCGAAGACATTGTGCTGGTTTTGAAAAAG GAAGTAACCAAGACGCACAACACAACGGAGCACGAGGATACGGGAAAATACCGCCAACTTTTGGTGCGCACTCTTCACTCGTGTTGCATCAAGTTTCCTgatatttccgctaccgttATACCCGTTCTAACCGAATTCCTTTCCGATACCAATGAGCTGGCTGCAGCCgatgttttggtttttgttcGCGAAGCAATTCAAAAATTCGAGGGACTCCGTGCACTTATAATCGAAAAGCTGCTAGAAGCCTTTCTTTCTATCAa ATCGGTCAAGGTGCATCGTGCGGCAATCTGGATCTTGGGCGAGTACGCAACTTCGACAGATGACATTCGTTCAGTCATGTCGAAAATACGACAATCGCTAGGTGAAATTCCTATGGTGGACGATGAAATCCGGAAAGCAGCTGGAGAACAACCCGATGGAGAAAGTCCTGCTACGCAAAGTAATGTCGCCACTAACCCGACGGCTCCCAACGCTCGCTTAGTCACAGCAGATGGTACCTATGCCACTCAGTCTATCTTCAGCACTGCCGCAACAAccgccaaaaaagaagaaagacctCCTCTTCGAAA GTATTTGATGGAAGGTGATTTTTTCATTGGAGCATCAATGGCTACAACTCTAACCAAACTAGCCTTGCGTTTCGTGCAACAAACTTCCAACACGCAAACCCAAAATCAGTTTTGTGCAGAAGCCATGCTTGTTATTACGGCAATCCTTCATTTGGGCCGTTCTGGCTTGCCACAAAAACCAATCAGTAACGATGATGCTGCAAGACTAGGGCTTTGCCTTAAA GTGCTGTCAGAACGATCACCCATCTTGGTAGAAGTCTTTACGGATGCCTGTCGTCGTTCAATTTCGCTTATGCTAGCCGCTAAGGCTGAGGAAGAAGCTGCTGCCCAAAAGAATTTAGAAAAGAACAACCGATCAGTCCAAGCTGATGACCTCGTCTCGTTTAAGCAACTTCTTTCTCGTAATGAACTAGGAGGCCTTGAAGACGTTTTTGAATCAAGTTTGTCTCAGGCCTTGGTGGGATCAGCTCAACGAACCGGACTGGATCTGAGCGTCTCGAAACTGAACAAGGTGACACAGTTGACAGGATTCTCTGATCCAGTGTACGCCGAAGCTTACGTCAACGTGAACCAGTATGACATCGTTCTCGATGTATTGATTGTTAATCAAACGGCCGACACGCTTCAAAATTGCACGCTGGAACTAGCCACTCTAGGTGATCTGAAACTCGTTGAAAAGCCGTCGGCAATCATTTTAGCCCCACATGATTTTGCTAATATCAAGGCCAGCGTTAAG GTCGCttcaacagaaaatggaattaTCTTTGGAAATATAGTCTACGATGTGACTGGTTCGACGTCAGACCGAAACGTTGTTGTTCTCAATGACATTCATATCGATATTATGGATTACATAATGCCTGCCAGCTGTACTGACGCCGAGTTCCGCCAGATGTGGGCTGATTTTGAGTGGGAAAACAAAGTCACTGTTAACACCAACATCAATGATCTAAATCTCTACTTGCAACATCTGCTCAA ATCGACAAATATGAAGTGCCTGACTCCAGAGAAGGCTTTGGCCGGTGATTGTGGATTCATGGCAGCCAACTTGTATGCTCGTTCGGTCTTTGGAGAAGATGCGTTAGCTAATCTCAGTCTAGAGAAACCGTTTGGTAAACCTGACGCGCCAGTCACCGGACACATTCGAATTCGAGCTAAGAGTCAAGGAATGGCCCTTAGCCTTGGCGACAAAATTAACACAATTCAAAAGGCTTCAGTAAAACATGTTGTGGCTTAA
- the LOC130698593 gene encoding uncharacterized protein LOC130698593 codes for MLECMSQTLATHNSTFSVRLNTFRTNMKISPWAFVALNKTNTIKMEEKVIDGKTRRARAADNFKNEAAEVDTESYEDDDDAINPEEETTLSPVTENSNDIEESSTVPEEIMATEEDDVDDSAETVTYDSVNITQSKKDNATGYHRTQKPFPVVLPDGTVEYSLQLLSENETENRKVEFAEEESSQQREDSGRQAKELNGKRDQSSSRSYPRRPSATVEGIGFIQRNGDVLVGMRQNSSSHIIDTQLLIGPLQYVMDKKSGFLLQQSRVSTPQLTAKLRLTEVDGKLVAVRFKPTKIRPNEALVTLRLSENGKVPSNLETARLVSYLSREMTRIWNSGYLLRRVKRQFKQLFIDETTNKKRDSKLDDARKIVQILASTIEPLSPDAEEDNKELPKA; via the exons ATGCTTGAATGCATGTCACAAACATTAGCTACACATAATTCTACATTTTCTGTAAGATTAAA TACCTTCCGTACGAATATGAAAATATCTCCTTGGGCGTTTGTTGCACTGAATAAAACGAACACGatcaaaatggaagaaaaagtgATAGATGGGAAAACCCGTCGAGCAAGAGCTGCCGACAATTTCAAGAATGAAGCTGCCGAAGTAGATACCGAAAGTTAtgaagacgacgatgatgcAATAAATCCGGAAGAGGAAACGACACTTAGCCCCGTAACTGAAAATTCTAATGATATTGAGGAATCATCAACCGTTCCAGAAGAAATTATGGCGACTGAAGAGGATGATGTTGACGACAGTGCGGAGACGGTCACGTATGATTCCGTTAACATCACGCAATCCAAAAAGGATAATGCTACGGGATATCATCGAACCCAAAAACCATTCCCGGTTGTGCTGCCAGACGGAACGGTGGAATACAGTCTACAGCTGCTCAGTGAAAATGAAACTGAGAATAGGAAAGTGGAATTTGCTGAGGAAGAGTCATCACAACAGCG GGAGGATTCAGGTCGCCAAGCTAAGGAATTGAATGGTAAACGTGACCAAAGTTCATCCCGAAGTTATCCGCGCAGGCCAAGTGCTACGGTTGAAGGAATAGGATTTATTCAAAGAAACGGCGACGTCTTGGTCGGAATGAGACAAAATTCTAGCTCGCATATTATAGACACACAATTACTAATCGGCCCACTGCAGTATGTAATGGATAAAAAATCCGGATTCCTTCTTCAACAGTCTCGTGTATCAACGCCTCAACTTACCGCTAAGCTACGTTTGACG GAAGTTGATGGCAAATTGGTAGCAGTGCGATTCAAACCCACAAAAATTCGTCCTAATGAAGCATTAGTTACTCTTCGATTAAGTGAAAATGGGAAGGTACCGTCAAATTTAGAGACGGCCCGTCTTGTGTCTTATCTGAGTCGGGAAATGACGAGAATTTGGAACTCTGGATATCTACTGCGTCGCGTCAAACGCCAGTTTAAGCAGTTATTTATAGACGAAACAactaacaagaaaagagattcCAAGCTCGATGACGCTCGGAAGATTGTTCAAATATTGGCCTCAACGATTGAACCTCTGTCACCTGATGCAGAAGAAGATAACAAAGAACTGCCGAAAGCATAA
- the LOC130698586 gene encoding LOW QUALITY PROTEIN: HIRA-interacting protein 3-like (The sequence of the model RefSeq protein was modified relative to this genomic sequence to represent the inferred CDS: deleted 2 bases in 1 codon), whose product MSEEIMEALDSGTSSESESESIKSPLKDCESLSHRKLKIASQIANENSNSSSDLPLSFLVTKKKSQLSILSEDETDGSTSNTTEKQNEKPSNVLVSMDENSSSSDIPLTKLASNKKPLELKLEVPSSNVSVSADDNSCSSDVPLAKFVRSTIQHTNLEAKKVNNKLRKKVTVNKSKKSKSKLEVMMDGSNDSHASDQTSLVEQEESDSSSSFAQARETPKSNIKKQKSVKTKKVNEKSSLKRKRSEETSSEQKRAKTKRKLNISSDSSSDDAVKSKRDTPAPASSIKNGTPVSTTKNETVPAIIDSKSSPSMGKKKLGPASGKKKSPVQDDVMISPTKTEANTNPKGSNSKPIGGKKAKVLDKNGILEKLNNSSDTSSSSEDSEVEDPSNVETAVALPSSSSSESGEDSVTTLSSLKRKKKVPQKKAKGTRKSENVGNASDSDDPMVRKTSNSSTGKVEEHPVCSTSGSSSSEESENVSPQKKKATQKDEKSSKKETTKEKKIPGTPRIIRLQRYLKEAGIRVQNYKTLWQNCKNDKARAQKLMELLHERGLKGKPSVSECRKLKKKLEREKEVSELNTSNIITSNGRSRRGVTSLFATRHSPSPASAKKQETSPKKSPEFKKIFGRLKNIVDSEDSD is encoded by the exons ATGAGTGAAGAAATAATGGAAGCCCTTGATTCGGGTACTTCTTCTGAATCTGAATCCGAATCAATAAAATCACCCCTGAAAGATTGTGAAAGCCTGTCTCATCGAAAGTTAAAAATTGCCTCACAGATTGCAAATGAAAATTCGAACTCCAGCTCAGATTTACCCTTAAGTTTCCTtgtaacgaaaaagaaatcacagTTATCCATTTTGTCGGAAGATGAAACTGATGGCTCAACTTCAAACACTACTGAGAAACAGAATGAAAAACCATCAAATGTTTTGGTTTCAATGGATGAAAATTCAAGTTCTAGTGATATCCCACTAACTAAGTTGGCTTCCAACAAAAAACCACTTGAATTAAAGTTAGAAGTCCCATCGTCCAATGTTTCAGTATCAGCAGATGACAATTCATGTTCTAGTGATGTCCCGCTTGCCAAGTTTGTACGTTCAACAATCCAGCATACCAATTTAGAAGCAAAGAAGGTAAACAATAAGTTACGAAAAAAGGTAACTGtgaataaaagtaaaaaaagcaaatcaaaatTGGAAGTTATGATGGATGGTTCAAATGATTCCCATGCTTCTGATCAAACATCACttgttgaacaagaagaatctGATTCTAGTTCAAGTTTCGCGCAAGCACGGGAAACGCCCAAGAGcaatattaaaaaacagaaatcagtcaaaacaaaaaaagtgaatgaGAAAAgcagtttgaaaagaaaaagaagcgagGAAACTAGCAGTGAGCAAAAACGGGccaaaactaaaagaaaactaaacattTCGTCGGATAGCAGCTCCGACGATGCTGTTAAATCAAAAAGGGATACACCAGCACCGGCTTCCAGTATAAAAAATGGCACTCCAGTATCCACCACGAAGAATGAAACTGTTCCAGCAATAATCGACAGCAAATCTAGTCCGTCAATGGGCAAGAAAAAGCTAGGTCCTGCGAgtggcaaaaagaaatcgccTGTTCAGGATGACGTTATGATTTCTCCAACTAAAACGGAAGCCAACACAAATCCTAAAGGCTCCAACTCCAAACCAATTGGCGGTAAAAAAGCAAAGGTGTTGGATAAAAATGGTATTCTGGAAAAGCTCAATAATTCGTCCGATACTAGCAGCTCTTCAGAAGACAGTGAAGTTGAGGATCCCTCAAATGTTGAAACCGCCGTTGCTTTGCCATCCAGCTCGAGTTCTGAAAGTGGCGAAGACTCAGTTACAACTCTCAGctccttgaaaagaaaaaagaaagtcccGCAAAAAAAAGCCAAGGGAACaaggaaaagtgaaaatgTTGGAAATGCTAGCGACTCAGATGATCCAATGGTCCGTAAAACAAGTAATTCAAGCACTGGCAAAGTTGAAGAACACCCTGTTTGCTCGACTTCTGGATCTTCTTCCAGCGAAGAGTCCGAAAACGTTTCCCCgcagaagaaaaaggccacgcagaaagatgaaaaatcatcaaaaaaggaaaccacaaaagaaaaaaaaatcccgggGACA CCGCGTATAATACGGCTTCAACGCTATTTGAAAGAAGCGG GAATTCGTGTGCAGAACTACAAAACATTATGGCAAAATTGCAAAAATGACAAAGCGAGGGCTCAAAAGCTAATGGAGTTGCTTCATGAACGCGGATTGAAGGGAAAACCTTCAGTTTCCGAATGCCGAAAACTTAAGAAGAaattggaaagagaaaaggaggTTTCGGAACTCAATACATCCAACATCATCACCTCTAATG GGAGATCTCGCCGAGGTGTAACGAGCCTCTTTGCAACTCGTCATAGTCCGTCTCCAGCCAGCgctaaaaaacaagaaacgtcACCAAAGAAGTCGCCtgaatttaagaaaatattTGGTCGATTGAAAAACATCGTCGACAGTGAGGATTCTGACTGA
- the LOC130698596 gene encoding uncharacterized protein LOC130698596 translates to MVLSAAELEAASTCKLINGDKAKILSLLHLRQNTDSFLIQCLADREIQTLIYVDENVSSKSAYRYNCAVVHNPHACVHLDAVNGHGWNEKKNQPYDPKLNLGKIFAQQHSNRKLDKSARSNHEKKQQQIDQLEETIRILQEENTKMKQNYLSRLTQLNGAIENFSDSNMKPNSQQVNQLQQKIQLLNSDLQSQTAAVRLLRDEKASLQTVINNLRVMSLSKNNTNVSDNKRTDQLEQQLNAMRLDLQRQNDLVSSLTEQNSNLLAAVMEPQARIHSQRVYSQSSRTNNEQQGCCIIM, encoded by the exons ATGGTTTTGTCGGCCGCAGAATTGGAAGCAGCTAGCACTTGTAAATTAATTAACGGCGATAAAGCTAAAATATTATCACTGTTGCACCTGAGGCAGAATACCGACAGTTTTCTTATTCAATGTCTTGCTGACCgtgaaattcaaacattaatTTACGTTGATGAGAACGTGTCCTCGAAATCAGCTTATCGTTACAACTGTGCCGTAGTTCACAATCCCCATGCCTGCGTTCAT TTGGATGCTGTTAATGGTCACGGTTggaatgagaagaaaaatcaaccTTATGATCCGAAGTTGAATTTGGGCAAAATTTTTGCTCAGCAGCATTCTAACCGTAAACTGGATAAGTCAGCTAGAAGCAATCACGAAAAGAAGCAGCAACAAATTGACCAATTAGAAGAAACCATACGAATTCTTCAAGAGGAAAACActaaaatgaaacagaattaCCTTAGCCGTTTAACACAACTTAACGGCGCAATTGAGAACTTCAGTGATAGTAACATGAAACCAAACAGTCAACAGGTAAATCAGCTCCAGCAAAAGATACAGTTGCTGAATTCGGATTTGCAGTCCCAGACGGCGGCAGTACGACTACTCAGAGATGAAAAGGCTAGTTTGCAAACTGTGATTAATAACTTACGAGTCATGTCACTTTCCAAGAACAATACGAACGTATCTGATAACAAGCGGACTGATCAACTTGAGCAACAGTTAAATGCGATGAGATTGGACTTGCAGCGCCAAAATGACTTAGTCAGTTCATTGACCGAACAGAATTCTAATTTGCTAGCTGCGGTTATGGAACCTCAAGCTAGGATACATTCCCAACGCGTTTATTCCCAATCATCCAGGACAAACAATGAGCAGCAAGGCTGCTGCATTATCATGTAA